In the genome of Streptomyces sp. Q6, the window CGCCGGAGAACCGGTGGCCGCGCTCGCCGACCACGGTGTCGTACCCGTCGGGCAGGGCGGCTATGTGCTCGTGGATCTGGGCGGCCCTGGCAGCGGCGTGCAGCTCCTCGTCGGTGGCGTCGGGCTTGGCGAACCGGAGGTTCTCGGCGACCGAGGCGTGGAACAGGTACGTCTCCTGCGAGACGACCCCGACGGCGCGGGCCAAAGTGTCGAAGTCCAGGTCGCGCACATCGACCCCGTCGACCGTGACGCGGCCGCCCGTGACGTCGTACAGCCGCGGTACCAGGTAGCTGAGCGTGGACTTGCCGGAGCCGGTGGAGCCGACGACGGCGAGGGAGCCGCCGGCGGGGACGGTGAGGTCGATACCGTCGAGGATGGGCCGCTGCCGCTGGTCCGCGGCGTCGTAGCGGAACTCGACGTCCTCGAAGCGGACCTCGCCCTTGATGGTGTCGAGCCGGACCGGGTTCTCCCGCTCGGTGATGTCGACGGGCAGGTCGAGGTACTCGAAGATGCGCTGGAACAGGGCGAGCGAGGTCTGGATCTGGACGCCGGTCTGCAACAGGCTCACGGTCGGCCGGAACAGGCCCTGCTGGAGCGAGACGAAGGCGACCAGCGTGCCGATGGAGACGCTCGGGCCGCCCATCTGGAAGGCGATGCCGGCCGCCCAGTAGATGACGGCCGGCATCGCGGCCATGACGATGCTGATGACCGCCATGCGCCAGCGCCCCGCCATGTTCGACCGGACTTCCAGGCCGACCAGTTCGTCGGACTCGTCGGCGAACGCCTTGGTCAGGGAGTCGGCGCGGCCCATGGTGCGGCCGAGCAGGATGCCGCTGACGGACAGCGACTCGGTGACGGTGGCGGCCATCGCGGCCATCTGCTTCTGGCGCTGCGTGGCGATCTTCTTGCGCTCGCGCCCGACGCGGCGGGCGATCCACACGAAGACCGGCAGCAGAAGGAGGGAGACGACCGTCAGGCGCCAGTCGAGAGCGACCATGGCGACGATCGTGGCGATGACGCTCGTCAGGTTCGAGACGAGGGACGTCGCGGTGGAGGTCACGGTCGCCTGCATGCCGCCGATGTCGTTGGCGATGCGGGACTGGACCTCGCCGGTGCGGGTCTTGGTGAAGAAGGCGAGCGACATGCTCTGCAGGCGTCCGTACACCGCGGTGCGCAGGTCGTGCATGACGCGCTGGCCGACGGTCGTCGAGATCAGGGTCTGCAGGACGCCGAAGACGCTGGTGACGACGGCGCTGACGATCATGCCGAGGGCGAGCAGGCTGAGCAGCCCGGTGCGGCCCTCGGGGATGGCGACGTCGAGGATCTCCTTGAGCAGGAACGGCGTCGCGACCGTGACCAGCGAGGAGGCGGCGACGAGCAGCCCGACGAGGGCGAGCCGACCGCGGTAGGGGCGGAAGAGGGACAGGATGCGGCGGATCTGCCGCGGCTGGCCCAATGTCGTGGCATCGGGGGGCGGCGTCCAGTTGATTTCGTCGCGGGGCATGGGCCTCCTAGGCAGGAAAAGGGTACGTCGCGAGCCCGGCGGACAGCAGCCGAGCTCGACTCGAGGAGCATAGCTCATTGTTACCTATACTCACAATGCACGTGGTCCTGATATTGTTCCCCGCATGAGTACCCCGGACGCCGACGGCTTCCTCGCCGAGCAGTTGCTGCGGCTCACCCGCCGCTTGCAGCGCATCCAGAAGCGCCAGCTGGAGCCGGTCGGGATCACGCCCGCGCAGTCCCGGCTGCTGCGCACGCTGGTGCACTACGAGACACCGCCGCGGATGGCCGATCTCGCGCAGCGCCTGGAGGTGGTGCCCCGCGCGGTGACCAGCACCGTCGACGGTCTGGAGGCGGGTGATCTGGTGCGCCGGGTGCCCGACCCGACCAACCGCCGCGTCATCCGGATCGAGCTGACCGAGAAGGGCCGCGCCGCTCTGCGGGAGCTGCGCAGCGCGCGCCGCGCGGCGGCAGAGGAGATCCTGGCACCGTTGGACGCGGAGCAGCGCGCGCAGCTGACGGTGCTGCTGAACGCGCTGTACGAGACCCCCCGCACCCCGGAGTGCTGACCGCGAGCAAGGAGAGGCCATGCCGCTGCTGGAGCCGAAGCCGCAAGCCCTGCGTCCCGCGTCCCGCCCCTCGGGCCCGGCGCCCGACCGGGTCACGGACCGGCAGGCAGGCGGCACCGCCGAGCCGCTGCGCTCCGAGCTGACGGAGCTGCTGGGCGCGGACAAGGTCCTCACCAAGATCTCGGATCTGGTCCGGTACGCCTCGGACGCGAGCCCGTACCGGTTCGTGCCGCAGGTCGTGGTGGTCGCCGAGGACATCGACGATGTGTCGGCCGTGCTGTCGTACGCGCACGGCAAGGGCCGCGAGGTCGTCTTCCGCGCGGCGGGCACCTCGTTGAACGGGCAGGCGCAGGGCGAGGACATCCTGGTCGACGTCCGCAAGTTCTGGTCGGGCGTCGAGGTGCTCGGCGACGGCGAGCGGGCCCGGATCGGCCCCGGCACGACGATCGTGCGGGCCAACGCGACGCTGGCCCGGCACGGCCGGGTGCTCGGTCCGGACCCGGCGAGCGCGATCGCCTGCACCATCGGCGGGGTCGTGGCGAACAACGCGTCGGGGATGACGGCCGGCACCACGCGCAACTCGTACCGCACGCTCGCCTCGCTGACCTTCGTGCTGCCGTCGGGCACGGTCGTGGACACGGCGGATCCGGACGCGGACGCGCAGTTGGCGCACGCCGAACCGAAGCTCTGCGAGGGGCTGTCAGCGATCAAGCGGGAGATCGAGGCGGACGCGGAGCTCAGCCGCCGGATCCGCGCCAAGTACGAGATCAAGAACACGAACGGCTACCGGCTCGACGCGTTCCTCGACGGTGCGACGCCGGTGGAGATCCTGCGCGGCCTGATGGTCGGCTCGGAGGGCACC includes:
- a CDS encoding ABC transporter ATP-binding protein, with amino-acid sequence MPRDEINWTPPPDATTLGQPRQIRRILSLFRPYRGRLALVGLLVAASSLVTVATPFLLKEILDVAIPEGRTGLLSLLALGMIVSAVVTSVFGVLQTLISTTVGQRVMHDLRTAVYGRLQSMSLAFFTKTRTGEVQSRIANDIGGMQATVTSTATSLVSNLTSVIATIVAMVALDWRLTVVSLLLLPVFVWIARRVGRERKKIATQRQKQMAAMAATVTESLSVSGILLGRTMGRADSLTKAFADESDELVGLEVRSNMAGRWRMAVISIVMAAMPAVIYWAAGIAFQMGGPSVSIGTLVAFVSLQQGLFRPTVSLLQTGVQIQTSLALFQRIFEYLDLPVDITERENPVRLDTIKGEVRFEDVEFRYDAADQRQRPILDGIDLTVPAGGSLAVVGSTGSGKSTLSYLVPRLYDVTGGRVTVDGVDVRDLDFDTLARAVGVVSQETYLFHASVAENLRFAKPDATDEELHAAARAAQIHEHIAALPDGYDTVVGERGHRFSGGEKQRLAIARTILRDPPILILDEATSALDTRTERAVQEAIDALSADRTTLTIAHRLSTIRGADQIVVLDSGRIAERGTHEELLAQDGRYAALVQRDAQLEPAA
- a CDS encoding MarR family transcriptional regulator, which gives rise to MSTPDADGFLAEQLLRLTRRLQRIQKRQLEPVGITPAQSRLLRTLVHYETPPRMADLAQRLEVVPRAVTSTVDGLEAGDLVRRVPDPTNRRVIRIELTEKGRAALRELRSARRAAAEEILAPLDAEQRAQLTVLLNALYETPRTPEC